Proteins encoded by one window of Dehalococcoidia bacterium:
- a CDS encoding SDR family oxidoreductase, which translates to MDRHLQGKVGLITGGGSGVGLAIAQRCARRGMAVGLLGRRADRLDHAVALIAAEGGSALALPANVADWDAVRAAVERLVGHFGRLDLLVNNAGISGRGTVEETSTATWRETIEVNLVGAFHCAKAAIPHLRASGGGWIIGIASGAAKRGYAGLSAYSASKAGLTLFNESLALELEPYGIKVSTIILGSVLTDFGTRSREQKLASRAAGEKFMEPEDVADAVDYLLGQSARAWTQELNLWPR; encoded by the coding sequence ATGGATCGCCACCTGCAGGGCAAAGTTGGGCTGATCACGGGTGGGGGCAGTGGGGTCGGGCTGGCAATTGCTCAGCGCTGCGCGCGCCGCGGCATGGCAGTTGGTCTGCTCGGGCGGCGTGCCGACCGGCTCGACCACGCTGTGGCGCTGATCGCAGCCGAGGGCGGCAGTGCGCTGGCGCTGCCCGCGAACGTGGCGGACTGGGACGCGGTGCGGGCGGCTGTTGAGCGACTGGTGGGACACTTCGGCCGGCTCGACCTGCTGGTCAACAACGCTGGTATCTCGGGCCGGGGCACCGTCGAAGAGACGAGTACTGCAACTTGGCGCGAGACAATCGAGGTCAACCTCGTCGGCGCCTTTCACTGCGCGAAGGCAGCAATTCCTCATCTCCGTGCGAGCGGCGGCGGCTGGATCATCGGTATCGCCTCAGGGGCGGCGAAGCGCGGGTATGCAGGGCTCTCGGCCTACTCAGCAAGCAAGGCCGGACTGACGCTGTTCAATGAATCGCTCGCCCTCGAGCTTGAGCCTTACGGGATCAAGGTCAGCACCATCATCCTCGGCTCGGTACTGACCGATTTTGGGACGCGCAGCCGAGAGCAGAAGCTGGCAAGTCGCGCGGCCGGCGAGAAGTTCATGGAACCGGAGGATGTCGCCGACGCTGTCGACTATCTTCTCGGCCAGTCTGCCCGCGCCTGGACTCAAGAGTTGAACCTCTGGCCGCGCTAG
- a CDS encoding alpha/beta hydrolase, with translation MGKLRRAFVDVEGRQLHYRDGGAGDPPLLVLAQCPASSAEWMVALPLLAARRRVIAFDLPGLGDSEELPEPPLMSDYARVTAAFLAALGLGPVDVLGHHSGAAIAVALAAAFPAAVRRLVLVGVPIYRSWEQRYRILARAVPNDFDATGEAVGHGWARTAASLREAGVPDDRVPEYTRLVWIARLQAGTYWYRPYVAIAVWNDALAALDHVEQPAMIVAVAGDGLAQEADWQAQRLRGGRLARLERGGSFPHLGNPVGLTQIVDAFLAD, from the coding sequence ATGGGGAAGCTTCGGCGCGCCTTCGTCGATGTTGAAGGGCGGCAGCTGCACTATCGGGATGGGGGCGCCGGCGACCCGCCACTACTCGTGCTGGCGCAATGTCCGGCGTCATCAGCCGAGTGGATGGTGGCGCTGCCGTTGCTGGCTGCGCGGCGGCGCGTCATCGCCTTCGACCTGCCTGGGCTTGGCGACTCAGAAGAACTGCCGGAACCGCCGCTCATGAGCGATTACGCCCGGGTGACAGCAGCCTTCCTCGCTGCGCTTGGGCTCGGACCCGTCGACGTGCTCGGCCATCACAGCGGGGCCGCAATCGCGGTGGCGCTGGCCGCGGCGTTCCCTGCCGCAGTGCGGCGGCTCGTGCTCGTCGGCGTGCCGATCTATCGCAGCTGGGAGCAGCGCTATCGCATCCTTGCCCGCGCCGTCCCGAACGATTTCGACGCTACCGGCGAGGCGGTTGGGCACGGCTGGGCACGCACGGCGGCCTCCCTGCGCGAGGCGGGCGTCCCGGACGATCGCGTGCCGGAGTACACCCGGCTGGTCTGGATCGCGCGGCTCCAAGCCGGCACCTACTGGTATCGGCCGTACGTGGCAATCGCCGTCTGGAACGACGCTCTGGCAGCGCTCGACCACGTGGAACAGCCCGCAATGATCGTCGCAGTGGCGGGCGACGGCCTGGCGCAGGAGGCGGACTGGCAGGCGCAGCGGCTGCGCGGCGGCCGACTGGCGCGCCTTGAGCGCGGCGGCAGCTTCCCGCATCTCGGCAATCCGGTCGGGCTCACCCAGATCGTGGACGCCTTTCTTGCCGACTGA
- the bcp gene encoding thioredoxin-dependent thiol peroxidase, with the protein MINEGDRAPDFTLPTVGGTISLADFRGKQPVLLYWYPKDDTPGCTTEACSFRDNIAVLQRYGVAVLGASPDSVESHAKFAKKHNLPFPLLADVDHSVAEAYGVWVEKSMYGKKYFGIERTTFLIGPDGTVLRVWRKVNPNKHVEEVIAALKEMQPAATA; encoded by the coding sequence ATGATCAACGAAGGCGACCGCGCGCCAGACTTCACCCTCCCGACCGTCGGGGGAACAATCTCGCTCGCCGACTTCCGCGGCAAGCAGCCAGTGCTGCTCTATTGGTATCCGAAGGACGACACGCCGGGCTGCACGACTGAAGCGTGCTCCTTCCGCGATAACATCGCCGTCCTTCAGCGCTATGGCGTCGCAGTGCTGGGCGCGTCGCCGGACAGTGTCGAGAGCCACGCGAAGTTCGCCAAAAAGCACAACCTGCCCTTCCCCCTCCTCGCCGATGTTGATCACTCGGTTGCCGAAGCGTACGGCGTCTGGGTAGAGAAGAGCATGTACGGCAAAAAGTACTTCGGCATCGAGCGCACGACCTTCCTCATCGGGCCGGACGGCACGGTCCTGCGCGTCTGGCGCAAGGTAAACCCGAACAAGCACGTTGAGGAAGTGATCGCGGCGTTGAAGGAGATGCAGCCGGCAGCGACCGCCTAG
- the nfi gene encoding deoxyribonuclease V (cleaves DNA at apurinic or apyrimidinic sites) yields the protein MRVLDLHPWEVSPREAAAIQRRLRDRLVIANGPLLADLRLVAGADTAYRREGRMTVAYSVVVVLRFPELDVVETRRARLPVAFPYVPGLLAFREAPAILAAFRQVERVPDVVLVDGHGYAHPRRLGLASHLGLLLDVPTIGCAKSRLVGHAADPPNERGAVSLLVDRGEVVGAAVRTQAGHAPLYVSPGHRIGVERAIEIALACCRDAFLPEPTRRADAIVNRAARRDRAAEQGSGCREHSTGEPAT from the coding sequence GTGCGGGTTCTCGACCTGCATCCGTGGGAGGTCTCGCCCCGCGAAGCGGCGGCGATCCAGCGACGGCTGCGCGACCGGCTCGTGATCGCGAACGGGCCGCTGCTCGCTGACCTCCGCCTAGTCGCTGGCGCCGACACTGCCTACCGTCGCGAGGGCAGGATGACAGTCGCGTACAGCGTCGTTGTGGTGCTGCGCTTCCCGGAGCTCGATGTGGTCGAGACACGCCGCGCCCGCCTCCCCGTCGCTTTTCCGTACGTGCCCGGGCTGCTTGCCTTCCGGGAAGCCCCGGCGATCCTTGCGGCGTTCCGGCAGGTTGAGCGCGTGCCCGATGTCGTCCTCGTCGATGGCCACGGCTATGCCCACCCGCGTCGGCTGGGGTTGGCGTCGCACCTCGGCCTGCTGCTCGATGTGCCGACTATCGGCTGCGCCAAGTCGCGGCTCGTCGGCCACGCTGCGGACCCGCCGAACGAGCGCGGGGCGGTCAGCCTGCTCGTTGACCGCGGAGAGGTCGTTGGCGCGGCGGTGCGAACGCAGGCGGGGCATGCGCCGCTCTATGTCTCGCCGGGCCATCGGATCGGGGTTGAGCGGGCGATCGAGATCGCGCTCGCCTGCTGCCGCGACGCCTTCCTCCCAGAGCCGACGCGCCGCGCCGACGCGATCGTCAACCGGGCGGCGCGCCGCGACCGCGCCGCCGAGCAGGGCAGCGGCTGCCGGGAGCACTCGACTGGCGAGCCGGCAACTTGA
- a CDS encoding xanthine dehydrogenase family protein subunit M, translating into MRRFGYLAPKSVSEAVSVLAEHAAVAKVIAGGTDLVVQMKDGVRRPEVVIDITGIDELRLLEERDDGLHLGALVRMGEIETHPLIIEKYPILVDSAKLVGSKQVRNLATIAGNTCNASPGADTPPALIALDAQVHVLGPRGPRVVPIDRFFVGPGRTVLEPGELVTKFVLRKAAPNEGAYYERHTPRKELDIAVVGVGAWVRLNGETIEDARIGLAAVYPTPLRATEAEAALRGKPFGQAALDAAALAAVAQARPISDVRGSADFRRWLIDVLVRRAVTNAVARARGGGPRAGETH; encoded by the coding sequence ATGCGACGCTTCGGCTATCTTGCTCCCAAGAGCGTCTCGGAGGCGGTCTCCGTGCTTGCCGAGCACGCGGCGGTCGCGAAAGTGATCGCCGGCGGGACCGACCTCGTCGTGCAGATGAAAGACGGCGTTCGTCGTCCCGAGGTCGTGATCGACATCACGGGCATCGACGAACTGCGGCTCCTCGAGGAGCGCGATGATGGCCTCCATCTTGGCGCGCTCGTCCGGATGGGCGAAATTGAGACCCATCCGCTGATCATCGAGAAGTATCCGATCCTTGTCGATTCGGCGAAGCTGGTCGGCTCAAAGCAGGTGCGCAATCTCGCCACCATTGCGGGCAATACCTGCAACGCCTCGCCCGGCGCAGACACCCCTCCTGCCCTGATCGCGCTCGATGCTCAGGTGCACGTCCTTGGTCCGCGGGGGCCGCGCGTTGTGCCGATCGACCGCTTCTTCGTCGGTCCCGGCCGAACTGTCCTTGAGCCGGGCGAGCTGGTGACGAAGTTCGTCCTTCGCAAAGCGGCGCCGAATGAGGGCGCGTACTACGAGCGGCACACGCCGCGCAAGGAGCTGGATATCGCGGTTGTCGGCGTCGGGGCGTGGGTGCGGCTGAACGGCGAAACGATCGAAGACGCGCGGATCGGCCTCGCCGCCGTTTACCCGACGCCGCTGCGAGCGACCGAAGCCGAGGCGGCGCTGCGCGGCAAGCCGTTCGGCCAAGCCGCGCTCGACGCCGCTGCGCTCGCTGCGGTGGCGCAAGCGCGCCCGATCAGCGACGTCCGCGGTTCAGCGGACTTTCGCCGCTGGCTGATCGATGTTCTTGTCCGCCGCGCCGTCACCAATGCGGTGGCACGAGCGCGCGGCGGGGGCCCGCGGGCCGGCGAAACGCATTAG
- a CDS encoding (2Fe-2S)-binding protein, with product MLKERVGHATVTIRCVVNGVERTVTTVPNRTALELIREDLALTGAKEGCGTGDCGACTIIVDGRPVNGCLLLAPMLDGKTVLTVEGVARGGKLHPVQQTMVEMGGLQCGFCTPGFVVTAVNFLEHNLNPTEEEVRVAIAGNLCRCTGYSKIVDAILEAAKRMREGEGR from the coding sequence TTGCTGAAAGAACGCGTGGGACACGCCACCGTCACTATCCGGTGTGTCGTCAACGGTGTCGAGCGGACGGTGACAACGGTTCCGAACCGGACGGCGCTTGAGCTCATCCGGGAAGACCTTGCGCTCACGGGCGCAAAAGAAGGCTGCGGCACCGGCGACTGCGGTGCCTGCACGATTATCGTCGACGGACGGCCGGTCAACGGCTGCCTGCTTCTTGCGCCGATGCTCGACGGCAAGACGGTGCTCACCGTCGAAGGGGTCGCTCGCGGCGGCAAACTGCATCCCGTCCAGCAGACGATGGTGGAGATGGGCGGCTTGCAGTGCGGCTTCTGCACGCCAGGCTTTGTGGTCACCGCCGTCAACTTTCTCGAACACAACCTGAACCCCACTGAAGAAGAGGTCCGCGTTGCCATCGCCGGCAATCTCTGCCGCTGCACCGGCTACAGCAAGATTGTGGACGCGATCCTCGAAGCGGCCAAGCGGATGCGGGAAGGAGAAGGACGATGA